The genomic window TCCATCCGATTGAGGGGGCGTCGTCCCATGATTCCTCACCTGGTGTCGTCGGGCCTGCGCCAGCCGGCCCGGATCATCCGCGGGCCGCCGTCGGGATGGATATCAGATCGGCCGGGGCACGCAAGGCCAGGCCCTCTCTGGAATATGATACCCCGTCAGGGAAGCGCCGACCGCCCCAGGAGGGGCGCCGGCAGCCGATAGACGACGGACTGGTCCACGGGGACGAACCCGAGCGACTGGTAGAGCTCCAGCGCCGGCTCGTTGGTGGTCGGCGTCTGGACCTCGACCGCCTGGACGCCGAACTCGCGGGCCCAGCGGAGGACCTCGGAGACGAGGTGGCGGCCGTAGCCCTTGCGGCGCTGCCGCTCCGGGACGTGGACGTCGATCAGGCCGAGGCGGGAACGGCCGTCGCCCCGGCCGAAGAGGCTCATGTCCCAGGTGGCGGCCCGGGCCAGGAGCTCCCCATCGGCCCGAGCCCGCAGCGTCGCCCTGGAGAGGTGGAACTCGCCGATCGCCAGCTCCTCCCACCAGTTGGACGCCAGGACGTCCTCGACGATCTCCAGCTCGGCCTGGCGGCGGATCAGGACGGCCCGCGGGTCGCGGCGGTCGGGCACGCCCAGGTCGTACTCGAAGCAGACCGCGGTGCTGATCGGCTCGTAACCCATCGCGGCCAGTGCCTGAGCGACGATCGGGTGGGACGAGAGGAACCCGGAGCACTCCGGTCCGGCGTAGATGCCCCAGTAGAACGGGTTGAGGGGGAACTGCCCGCCCGCGTAGAGCACCTTCGCGCCCCGGGAACGCAGGTATCGCTCGGCCTCGAGGATCAGGGCGCGGGCCGCGTCGAGCTCGCCCGGGATGCCGGGCTCGACGGCCAGCATCGCGATCGTCCCCATCTCGGGGCTCGGGTCCAGGGGCCGCGACGCCTCGACGGGGAGTTCCGGGCCGAATCCCGCGTGCACGAAGCCGACCGCGCGGCCGTCGAGCTCCGCCACGATCAGCCCGGCCCGATCGAAGACGGGCAGGTTGAACGCCCGATCGTCGAGCTCATGGGCGCGGATCGGACGCACCGCACCGCGCCCCGGGACCGTCGCGTTCCAGAGCCGGGCCAGGTCGGGCGGATCACCGTTGCGGAAGGGTCGGTAGCGGATCACGGCACTCGTTCGCGACGACCTCCCTCGGGCGGGGCCGGGACGGTGGGCGGCTCACGGGACCTCGACGTAAACGTCCTGACCTTCCACGCTTACCGGGAAAACGGGCACTTTGATCTTGGGGCCGAGCGGGCTTGCGCCGGTGCAGACGTCGAATTGCCAGCCGTGCCAGGGGCAGGCGACCTTCGTCCCCTTGAGCGGCCCGTCGGCGAGCGGCCCCCCCTGGTGAGGGCAGATGCCGTCGATGACGTGGACCTGGCCGTCCACGTTGAACAGCGCGTAGATGCGACCCTCGAACTCGACCTCCTTCGCCCCTCCCGGGGGTAGCTCCTCCAGGGTCGCCATCTTCACGAGCTTCGACATCCCGCCTCCTCCAAACCTCGAATCCACGCGGATCGTTCGTTCCGATCCCGTTCCAGTCTAGCAAACCCTTGCTAGGCCGAGAATGCAGCCGGGCGCCTACAACAGAGTGGCATCGGTTGCGGAAGGCGACGATGCGTCATGGGAGGCGGCATCCTTGATCTACGACCTGGTGGTGATCGGCGGCGGGATCGGCGGGCTGGCGACGGCTGCTCTGGCACAAGGGCGGGGGCTCCGGACCGCGCTGCTCGAGGCCCACACGAGGCTCGGAGGCTGCGCGGGGTATTTCGACCGCGGCCCTTTCACGTTCGACGCCGGGGCGACTGCGATCATGGGCCTCGGCGTGGGGGAGCCGGTGGGCGACCTGCTCGCGGCGGTCGGCCTCGAATTCGATGCGGCCGAGACGCCGAGCTACCGGGTCCACCTCCCCGATCGGTCGATCGACATCGTCCCCGATGCGACCGAGTTCCTCGCCCGCGACGCCGAGGCGTTCGGCCCGGAACATGCCCGGAGGCGCCGTGCGTTCTGGAGCCTCCAGGCGGCCGTGGGCGGCCGCCTCTTCCGCGCGGCGGGCCGGGTACCGAGGCTGCCGGCCCGGTCGGCGGCCGACCTCTGGCACGACCTCAAGGCGCTGGGCCTCCCCGGCCTGGCGGCCGCCTCCACCGCCGCGATGACGGTCCTGCAGGTGCTCCGGATCCTCGGCCTGGACCGGGACCTGCCGTTCCGCTCGTTCGTGGCGATGCTCCTCCAGGACACGGCCCAGGCCGGGCCGGAGACCGTCCCGTTCGCCAACGCCGCCGCCTGCCTCCAGGCGTACCGGCTCGGAATGCGAAGGCCGCGAGGGGGCATGAAGGCCCTGGCCGAAGGGCTCGGCCGGCGATTCGCGGGGCAGGGGGGCGACATCCGCACGGCGACGATCGTCGACCGCGTCGAGGCGAGGACCGGCGAGGATGATGACGCCGACGGGCCGCCCGGCGGGTTCGTCGTCACGACACGCCGCCGCGACCGCCTGTCCGCGAGGCAGGTCGCCTTCAACCTCCCGCTCGACCTGGCGGCCCGATTGCTCGGGCGGAGCCTGGAAGGCCGCCTCGCCCGCGACGAGCGGAAGTCGCGCGCGGCCTGGAGCGCGTTCACGGGTTACCTGGCCATATGCCGATCGGCGATCGACGACGACGCCCCGCTGTTCCACCAGGTCCTCCGCGACTACGACGCACCGAGCCACGACGGCAACAACGTCCTGATCTCGCTCTCGCCGCCCGGCGACGAGGCGTACGGGCCGCCGGGCGTCCGCGTCGCCACGATGTCCACGCACACGAGGCCCGCGGACTGGGCGGGCCTGGATCGCGAAACCTACGGCCTGAAGAAGGCGGACTTCCGCGACCGCCTGCTCGACGCCTTGGCCCGGGCCCTGCCGGATGTGCCGGCGGCCCTCGTCCACGACGAGTTCGCCTCGCCCCGCAGCTTCCGGCGCTACACCCGGCGGGCCGAGGGGGCGGTCGGCGGTGCGCCGGTCTCGCGATGGAACAGCAACGCGCTGGCGGTCGGCTCCGACGTCCTGGGGCCCGGACTCTGGGTGGTCGGCGATTCGGTCTTCCCCGGTCAGGGGACGATGGCCGTCGTGCTCTCGGCCATCCGGGTCGTCGAGCGGGTCACCGGCCGGCCGTGGACGCCGCGGACGGCCACTCACCGCCGGGAGCCGGTGACCGGGCGGGCGAACTTGCAGCCGCAGCCGTAGATGGAGCAGGCGCCGACGTACTCCCAGCAATCGCGATGGTGGGGGGTCTGGCACTTGGTGCAGGCGACGGCCTCGGCGTCCTCGCCGATCGGCTCGCCGCAGACCTTGCACGTCGGCGGGCCCTCGTCCGGGTCGGCCTCCCCGGGCTTGTCGACGATGGCGATCCCCTCGGACATCCGGCGTCGGACCCCCTGCTGGAGGCCGTCGTGGATGACGAGCGCCTCCCTCACGGCCCGGGCGAGGGCCTCGACGCTCTGCCCGAGGTTGCGATCGACCTGCACGAGCATGCGTTCGGGATTGATCGAGACGAGCATCCCCCCCTGATGGACGAGCCGCGACAGGTTGCCGACGGCCTCGCGGACGTCCGGGTTCAGGAAGTCGCGGGCCATGTCGGCGTCATTCGCCTGCACGAGGTAGTCGTGGTCGAAGCCCGCGCTGCCCGATCGCACCAGCCGGGTCCCCTTGGGCGCCTGCGCCGGCGCGGGCCGGCTGACCGGCGCGAGCTCCATGCGGAACGGGATCCCCTTCGGGAACCTCGCGACGACCCGGGTGCGCGGGAGGCTGGTCTGGCCGGGGATCGTCGGCGCGAGCCCCACCCGGACGAGTGTCCCCTGGTGATTGAAACTGACCGTCGGCGGGTCGCTGAGCCCCCGGCTCTCGTACCGCCCCTGATACCTCGCCGCGAGCTGCCGGTACGCCCGGAACCTCGCCCCCTGCCAGAGCGAGCCGAACGAGACCATCAGCCGGATGAAGGCGTAGATGAACAGGACGATCAGGGCCAGGACGAGGATTTCCATGGGATCCAATCTAATTCGGAAGCCAGGCGGCTCGCAATCAGACTCAGGGACTAACCACAGAGGCACAGAGGGCACAGAGAAGGCGGGGAAGAGGGGAGAAGCGGCGGGGCGGGAAGGGGAGCCCGAATTGAGCCGCCCCATCATGAACCATAATAAAGCACATAATTACATCAACAATAATAATTCTAGTAATCTAGATTGAAACCGCCAAGCCATGCCTCGCTGCTCTCTCTTCCGGTCTTCTCTGTGCCCTTTGTGCCTCTGTGGTTAGTACCGATCCGGATCATGGACTGCCAGGGCGGCGATGTATCCCGCCCGGGGCCGCCCTTCCCAGAGCTGCCAGCCGTGGACGCGGAAGCGGGGCCCGGCGGGCCGGAAGGCGGGGGTGAGGGGGTCGTCGCCGAACATCGTCTCGTAGCCCGTCGCGAGCCCCGCGAGGCCGACCCCGATGGCCTTGAGGATGGCCTCCTTGCGGGTCCATCCGCGGAGGAAGGCGAGCTCCTGGGCGAGGTCGTCGAGCGCCGCGAAGCGATCGAGCTCGGCCGGCGTGAAGTAGGATTCGACGATCCGCTTCGCCTCGCGGACGGGCCGCTCCTGCTCGATGTCCACGCCGAGCTCCCGCCCCCGGCAGGCCGCGATCAGGGCGAGCTCCCCGGAATGCGAGACGTTGAAGTGCAGGGGCCTCTCCGGCATCCGGTCGATCCCCGCCGCCAGCACCGGCTTCCCTCCCGTGCCCGCGGCGAACTCGACGGCCCCCGGCGGCACCTCCAGCAACGCCCCGAGGATCCTCCGGAGCGCCGCCCGGCAGACCGCGAACCGCCGCCGGTCCCGCCCCCGGACGAACCGCAGGGCTCGCGCGCGCTCCACGTCGTCGAGGATCGCCCAGTCCCCGAAAGTCGCCGGCTCGAAGGCCACGTCCCTGTCCGAGTCGTCCCCCAGGCTCACGACGAACACCCGCAGCTCCCCAGCCCCGAGCTGCCCGACGGGATCGCCCGGACGCCATTCGTGGAACACCGGCGAGTGAGATGCATCCTCTGCGGCCATGCCTGATCATCCATCCCACGTACCCCCGCGGCCTGCGGAGGAGGCCGCGGAGCTGATGCGACAACTCCCAGGCAAGAGCTTAGCAGATCTGCCGCCTACGGGACGGCCCTGTTCGCGCTCCACGCCGATCGCGGCTGGGCTATAATGGGCTCGCGGGAACGATGCGGCCCCTTCCTCGGCCCGGTTCGCAGGGAAGTCCTCCCATGAGCACCTTCACCCCCCGGACGCCGCACCCCGGGATCGTCTACCCGGACAGCGACGGGCAGCCCATGGCCGAGAACACGCTCCAGTTCCAGTGGATCGTCACCATCAAGGAGAACCTCGACGCGGCCTTCCGGGACCGCCCCGACGTCTTCGTCGCCGGCGACCTCTTCTGGTATCCCGTCGAGGGGGACAACAAGACCCGGACCGCCCCCGACGCGATGGTCGCGATCGGCCGCCCCAAGGGCTACCGCGGCTCCTACATGCAGTGGCTCGAGGGCGACGTCCCGCCCCAGGTCGTCTTCGAAGTCCTCTCCCCGGGCAACAGCGGACCTGAGATGGTCCGCAAGCGCGGCTTCTACGAGCGCTTCGGCGTCCGGGAGTACTACGTCTACGACCCCGACGACGACACCCTCGAGGGCTGGATCCGCCACGGCGACACGCTGGAGAAGATCCCGGACATGGCGGGCTGGGTCAGCCCCCTGCTGGGCATCCGCTTCGACACCTCCACAACGCCGCTGACGATCTACAAGCCCGACGGAAGCCGCTTCCGCACCTTCGACGAGATCGATCGGGACAACCAGGCCCTCGCACGCGACAATCAGGCCCTCGCACGCGAGCGCGACGCCGCGGTGCGGCAGGCCGCGGAGAGCCAGGAGCGTGCCAGGCAACTCGAGGCCAGGCTGCGGGAACTCGGGCTCGAACCCTGAGCGGGGATCTGGGAGCGGGGTCCGTACCGACAGGAGGTCATTCAGCCGGCGATCCCCGCGATGTCCCGGAGGACCCGGTATACCTCCCCGGCGATGATCTTCGCCCCGTCGTCGTTCGGGTGCAGCTCGTCGGCGAAGTGCTCGTCGCGGAGCACCGGGTTGAGGTCCACGAGCGGGATATCCGCGTCCCGGCAAAAGCATCCCAGCCGCCCGTTGTGGTAGGCCCGATGGCACCGCAGTTGCTCCGCGATCGCCCTGGGGAACATCGAGCCGTTCGCGGGGGGCACGTTCAGGAGGATCGGCCGTCTGCCGGCCTCCCGGATGAGCCCCGCCATCCGGCCGAGGTTCTCGATGACGCGTGGACTCGTCTCCTCCACGTCCGGCCACAGGCCAAGGTCGTTCGTGCCGTAGCCGACCACGAAGTACCGGGCGTTCGGGAAGAGCCGCAGGTAGTCGCGCACCTGGTCGACGCCGTTCAGGCTGACTTCCCCCGCGATGCCGCCGTCGCCCACGATGAGCCCCTGAGGCTCGCAGAGCGTCGCGAGGAACTCCGGGTACGTGCGGCAGGGCCAATCGCGGGCCGGCCCGAAGTTGTTCCAGCCGGTGATGCTGTCCCCCGCGCAGGCCACGTCCACCGCCAGGCGAGCCGGCTCGAAGGCGGGAGAACGGCGGTCGGCGAGGTGGAGGACGGGGGGCAACGTCGGTCCCTCGAGGTGTCCGGGCCGGCCCGCGACCCCCGGGCATGCCCCGGGAGGGTGGGGATTGGGGACGGTCCCCGCCCGTTCGAGCCTTTATACTGGACCGGCCCGATCGTCGCCACATCGGCGAGGCCTCGGGCCGCATCCGTCGACCGAGCGGGCCATGCTGACGCGAAATCTCCTCCTCCGTATCGCCGGGCCGAGCCTCTTCGTGAGCCTCCTGTTCCTGGCCTCCTGCCTCGCGGCGGCCGCCTACCTGCACCGGCAGCAATCCGCGTCGCTCCGGGACCTCGACGAGAACCTGTGGAGCCGACGGACCGCGGCCGATCTCCTGAGGGTCCTGGAGGACCTCCCCGGGGATCGCCCGGCGGCGGAGGAGGCCCTGGAGCGACGGCTCCGCGACCTGGTGGACCAGGCCCGGCGATACGCGGACAAGCCCGAGGAACGGCGACTGGTGGAACGACTGGAGCTGGCAAGCACGCGCTATGTTCAGCGTCGGCGGGCCGGGTCACCGGGGCCGGAGGGCGGCGACCTGACCGCCCTGGTGGAGGCCGAGCTGATCCCCGCCTGCCGCGAGCTGGAGCAGTTCAACAGCGCGGAGGTCGATCGGTCCGAGGGCGGCCTCCACCGATCCCTGGCCTGGACGGCCTGGGGGTTGGCGGGCATCGGGCTCGCGGGCGCGGTTGCGGGCCTGATCCTGAGCTATGTGGTGGTGCGCGGGCTGGGGCGGGCCGTCCTCAGGGCGGGGACGCTCGCCGAGGTCGGCCAGGTCGCGGCCGGCATGGCCCACGAGCTGCGGAACCCGCTCACGGCGATCAAGATGCTCGTCCAGGCCAATCGCGAGGACGCCGAGTCCCAGGGGCTCCCGGCGGAGGACCTGCGGATCATCGAGCAGGAGATCCGCCGGATGGAGGACCGGCTGAACGTGTTCATCGACTTCGCCCGCCCCCCGCGGCCGGATCGCCGGCTCGTGGACCTCAACGAGGTCGTGCACCAGACGCTCGCCCTCGTCGGCGGCCGGGCGAGGAAGCAGCGAGTGGAGCTGAAGTTCGAGCCCCCGGGGATGGCGGCCCGCGTGGAGGCCGACGGCGAGCAGCTCCGGCAGCTCCTCGTCAACCTCGCCCTCAACGCGCTCGACGTCATGCCGCGGGGCGGCGTGCTGGAGATGGAGGTCCGCCCGGGCGCCGACGGGCAGTACGAGGTCGCGGTGCTCGACACCGGGCCGGGGATCCCCGCCCGGCACCTGCCCCGGCTCTACGAGCCGTTCTTCACCAGCAAGGAGACCGGCCTGGGCCTGGGCCTGGTGGTCTCCCAGCGCATCGCCCGCGACCACGGCGGCGCGCTGCACGCGTCGAATCGGCCCCAGGGCGGCGCGCGGTTCGTGCTGCGGCTGCCGGCCCGCGAGGGGCCCGCCGGCGGAGCGATCGGGAGGTAGGCGATGGCGAAGATCCTGGTGATCGACGACGAGTCCTCCATCTTGCACGCCTTCCGGCGGGCGTTCGACGACCCGGACGACCAGCTCCTGACGGCCGCCGACGCCGAGCAGGGCCTCGCCCTGGTCTCCGGCGCCGAGCCCGACGTGGTCGTGCTCGACCTGAACCTGCCCGATGCCCACGGCCTGGACGTCTACCGGCGGGTGCGCGCGATCGACGCCCGGATCCCGGTGATCTTCATCACCGGGCACGGCACCACGGAGACGGCCATCGAGGCGATGAAGCAGGGGGCCTTCGACTACCTGCTCAAGCCGCTGGAGCTGGCCCACGTGCGCGACCTGGTCGAGCGCGCGGCCGAGATCAGCCGGCTGGGGCGCGTCCCGGCGGTCGTCCCCGACGAGCCCGTGCCGGCCGGCACGTCGGCCGACATGCTGGTGGGCCGCTCCGCCCCCATGCAGGAGGTCTACAAGGCGATCGGGCGGGTGGCGCCGCAGGACCTCGCCGTGCTGGTCCTGGGCGAGAGCGGCACGGGCAAGGAGCTCGTGGCCCGCGCCATCTACCAGCACAGCCGCCGCGCCGCCGGGCCGTTCCTGGCGGTGAACTGCGCCGCGATCCCCGAGACGCTGCTCGAGTCCGAGCTTTTCGGCCACGAGAAGGGCGCGTTCACCGGCGCCGACCGGCGGCGGATCGGCAAGTTCGAGCAATGCTCCCGCGGGACGCTGTTCCTCGACGAGATCGGGGACATGACGCCGCTGACGCAGGCGAAGCTGCTCCGCGTCCTCCAGGACGGCCGGTTCGAGCGGGTCGGCGGCAACGAGACGGTCCAGGCCGACGTGCGGGTCATCGCCGCGACCAACCGCGACCTGGCCCAGATGGCGGCCGCGGGCGAGTTCCGAGAGGACCTCTACTACCGGCTCGGCGTGGTCACGATCACGCTGCCGCCGCTGCGGGAGCGGGCCGGGGACCTCCCGCTCCTGGTGGACCACTTCCTCAGGCGGTTCAGCCCCGAGATGGGCAAGGAGGTCGTGCAGGTGGCCCCGGAGGCGATCGAGCTGCTGGGCCGGTACGCCTGGCCGGGGAACCTCCGCGAGCTCCAGAGCGTGCTCCGCCAGGCGCTCCTGAGGGCCCAGGGGCCGGTCCTCCTCGCCGACTTCCTCCCCCCCGCGGTCCGCGGCGAGGCCCCGCCCGAGGCCGGGCCCCGGGCGGCGTCGATCGACTGGGAGGAGTTCCTGGACGAGCGGCTCCGGGCCGGCTCCCGGGACCTCTACGCCGAATCCCTGGCCCTGATGGAGCGATCGCTCGTCTCGCGGGTCCTCCGCCACACGGGGGGCAACCAGCTCCAGGCCGCGAAGATCCTGGGCATCACCCGGGGCAGCCTGCGGACGAAGATCCGGACCCTCGGCATCACCATCGGCCGGTCCGTGGCCTCGGGCGACGACCCGCCGGGGCGCTGAACGGCCGACCGCCCGACCGCCGCTCAGTCGCGGCCGAAGATCCGCAGCAGCGCCCGCCGAGGGCTGTTCGGGGGGCCCCCCGTCGCCGGCTGGACGCTCGCGCCGATCGCCGGCGAGGCGACGAGCGGGGCACGCCCCGCCTCGTGCACGGCCACC from Aquisphaera giovannonii includes these protein-coding regions:
- a CDS encoding GNAT family N-acetyltransferase: MIRYRPFRNGDPPDLARLWNATVPGRGAVRPIRAHELDDRAFNLPVFDRAGLIVAELDGRAVGFVHAGFGPELPVEASRPLDPSPEMGTIAMLAVEPGIPGELDAARALILEAERYLRSRGAKVLYAGGQFPLNPFYWGIYAGPECSGFLSSHPIVAQALAAMGYEPISTAVCFEYDLGVPDRRDPRAVLIRRQAELEIVEDVLASNWWEELAIGEFHLSRATLRARADGELLARAATWDMSLFGRGDGRSRLGLIDVHVPERQRRKGYGRHLVSEVLRWAREFGVQAVEVQTPTTNEPALELYQSLGFVPVDQSVVYRLPAPLLGRSALP
- a CDS encoding Rieske (2Fe-2S) protein, which gives rise to MSKLVKMATLEELPPGGAKEVEFEGRIYALFNVDGQVHVIDGICPHQGGPLADGPLKGTKVACPWHGWQFDVCTGASPLGPKIKVPVFPVSVEGQDVYVEVP
- a CDS encoding phytoene desaturase family protein, which gives rise to MIYDLVVIGGGIGGLATAALAQGRGLRTALLEAHTRLGGCAGYFDRGPFTFDAGATAIMGLGVGEPVGDLLAAVGLEFDAAETPSYRVHLPDRSIDIVPDATEFLARDAEAFGPEHARRRRAFWSLQAAVGGRLFRAAGRVPRLPARSAADLWHDLKALGLPGLAAASTAAMTVLQVLRILGLDRDLPFRSFVAMLLQDTAQAGPETVPFANAAACLQAYRLGMRRPRGGMKALAEGLGRRFAGQGGDIRTATIVDRVEARTGEDDDADGPPGGFVVTTRRRDRLSARQVAFNLPLDLAARLLGRSLEGRLARDERKSRAAWSAFTGYLAICRSAIDDDAPLFHQVLRDYDAPSHDGNNVLISLSPPGDEAYGPPGVRVATMSTHTRPADWAGLDRETYGLKKADFRDRLLDALARALPDVPAALVHDEFASPRSFRRYTRRAEGAVGGAPVSRWNSNALAVGSDVLGPGLWVVGDSVFPGQGTMAVVLSAIRVVERVTGRPWTPRTATHRREPVTGRANLQPQP
- a CDS encoding RING finger protein, whose amino-acid sequence is MEILVLALIVLFIYAFIRLMVSFGSLWQGARFRAYRQLAARYQGRYESRGLSDPPTVSFNHQGTLVRVGLAPTIPGQTSLPRTRVVARFPKGIPFRMELAPVSRPAPAQAPKGTRLVRSGSAGFDHDYLVQANDADMARDFLNPDVREAVGNLSRLVHQGGMLVSINPERMLVQVDRNLGQSVEALARAVREALVIHDGLQQGVRRRMSEGIAIVDKPGEADPDEGPPTCKVCGEPIGEDAEAVACTKCQTPHHRDCWEYVGACSIYGCGCKFARPVTGSRR
- a CDS encoding 4'-phosphopantetheinyl transferase family protein; the encoded protein is MAAEDASHSPVFHEWRPGDPVGQLGAGELRVFVVSLGDDSDRDVAFEPATFGDWAILDDVERARALRFVRGRDRRRFAVCRAALRRILGALLEVPPGAVEFAAGTGGKPVLAAGIDRMPERPLHFNVSHSGELALIAACRGRELGVDIEQERPVREAKRIVESYFTPAELDRFAALDDLAQELAFLRGWTRKEAILKAIGVGLAGLATGYETMFGDDPLTPAFRPAGPRFRVHGWQLWEGRPRAGYIAALAVHDPDRY
- a CDS encoding Uma2 family endonuclease, encoding MSTFTPRTPHPGIVYPDSDGQPMAENTLQFQWIVTIKENLDAAFRDRPDVFVAGDLFWYPVEGDNKTRTAPDAMVAIGRPKGYRGSYMQWLEGDVPPQVVFEVLSPGNSGPEMVRKRGFYERFGVREYYVYDPDDDTLEGWIRHGDTLEKIPDMAGWVSPLLGIRFDTSTTPLTIYKPDGSRFRTFDEIDRDNQALARDNQALARERDAAVRQAAESQERARQLEARLRELGLEP
- a CDS encoding SGNH/GDSL hydrolase family protein, whose translation is MPPVLHLADRRSPAFEPARLAVDVACAGDSITGWNNFGPARDWPCRTYPEFLATLCEPQGLIVGDGGIAGEVSLNGVDQVRDYLRLFPNARYFVVGYGTNDLGLWPDVEETSPRVIENLGRMAGLIREAGRRPILLNVPPANGSMFPRAIAEQLRCHRAYHNGRLGCFCRDADIPLVDLNPVLRDEHFADELHPNDDGAKIIAGEVYRVLRDIAGIAG
- a CDS encoding sensor histidine kinase, with amino-acid sequence MLTRNLLLRIAGPSLFVSLLFLASCLAAAAYLHRQQSASLRDLDENLWSRRTAADLLRVLEDLPGDRPAAEEALERRLRDLVDQARRYADKPEERRLVERLELASTRYVQRRRAGSPGPEGGDLTALVEAELIPACRELEQFNSAEVDRSEGGLHRSLAWTAWGLAGIGLAGAVAGLILSYVVVRGLGRAVLRAGTLAEVGQVAAGMAHELRNPLTAIKMLVQANREDAESQGLPAEDLRIIEQEIRRMEDRLNVFIDFARPPRPDRRLVDLNEVVHQTLALVGGRARKQRVELKFEPPGMAARVEADGEQLRQLLVNLALNALDVMPRGGVLEMEVRPGADGQYEVAVLDTGPGIPARHLPRLYEPFFTSKETGLGLGLVVSQRIARDHGGALHASNRPQGGARFVLRLPAREGPAGGAIGR
- a CDS encoding sigma-54-dependent transcriptional regulator, producing the protein MAKILVIDDESSILHAFRRAFDDPDDQLLTAADAEQGLALVSGAEPDVVVLDLNLPDAHGLDVYRRVRAIDARIPVIFITGHGTTETAIEAMKQGAFDYLLKPLELAHVRDLVERAAEISRLGRVPAVVPDEPVPAGTSADMLVGRSAPMQEVYKAIGRVAPQDLAVLVLGESGTGKELVARAIYQHSRRAAGPFLAVNCAAIPETLLESELFGHEKGAFTGADRRRIGKFEQCSRGTLFLDEIGDMTPLTQAKLLRVLQDGRFERVGGNETVQADVRVIAATNRDLAQMAAAGEFREDLYYRLGVVTITLPPLRERAGDLPLLVDHFLRRFSPEMGKEVVQVAPEAIELLGRYAWPGNLRELQSVLRQALLRAQGPVLLADFLPPAVRGEAPPEAGPRAASIDWEEFLDERLRAGSRDLYAESLALMERSLVSRVLRHTGGNQLQAAKILGITRGSLRTKIRTLGITIGRSVASGDDPPGR